One part of the Streptomyces lienomycini genome encodes these proteins:
- a CDS encoding NADH-quinone oxidoreductase subunit NuoK, which yields MTFELLLVLAAGLFSTGLFGALSQQSIVMIMMGIELMIGGVVVAAADFWYFLAPAAGSGQVVIVAAVVAMAVEMAMGFAVTTAIYRNRRVDTTDMAEDLKG from the coding sequence ATGACGTTCGAACTCCTGCTGGTCCTCGCCGCCGGCCTGTTCTCGACGGGCCTGTTCGGTGCCCTCTCCCAGCAGTCCATCGTCATGATCATGATGGGCATCGAGCTGATGATCGGCGGCGTCGTCGTCGCCGCCGCCGACTTCTGGTACTTCCTCGCCCCCGCCGCCGGCAGCGGCCAGGTGGTGATCGTGGCGGCCGTGGTCGCGATGGCCGTGGAGATGGCCATGGGCTTCGCCGTCACCACCGCGATCTACCGCAACCGCCGGGTCGACACGACCGACATGGCCGAGGACCTGAAGGGATGA
- a CDS encoding TetR/AcrR family transcriptional regulator has translation MSVQERKQRERAERERLIVATARELAEQQGWDAVTTRRLAERIEYSQPVLYSHFRGKREIIGAVALEGAAEMAAAVRTATSAADGPRERVAALARAYLDFAARNPAVYDALFQLDGGLAYAREDTPEPLKDAFAALLESLAEVAGEGVHPALFTEVFWASLHGIATLTRAGRLLPDDAAQRVELLVDRLAVV, from the coding sequence ATGTCGGTACAGGAACGCAAGCAGCGCGAACGGGCGGAACGCGAGCGCCTCATCGTGGCGACGGCCCGTGAACTCGCCGAGCAGCAGGGCTGGGACGCGGTCACCACCCGCCGGCTCGCCGAGCGCATCGAGTACAGCCAGCCCGTCCTCTACAGCCACTTCCGCGGCAAGCGGGAGATCATCGGCGCCGTCGCCCTGGAGGGCGCCGCCGAGATGGCCGCGGCGGTGCGTACCGCGACCTCGGCCGCGGACGGCCCACGCGAGCGGGTCGCCGCGCTCGCCCGCGCCTACCTCGACTTCGCCGCACGCAACCCGGCGGTGTACGACGCCCTGTTCCAGCTCGACGGCGGCCTGGCGTACGCGCGGGAGGACACCCCCGAGCCGCTGAAGGACGCCTTCGCCGCCCTGCTGGAGAGCCTCGCCGAGGTCGCCGGGGAGGGGGTCCACCCGGCGCTGTTCACCGAGGTGTTCTGGGCGTCCCTGCACGGGATCGCGACCCTGACCCGGGCGGGACGGCTGCTGCCGGACGACGCCGCGCAGCGGGTGGAGCTGCTGGTGGACCGGCTCGCCGTGGTCTGA
- a CDS encoding NADH-quinone oxidoreductase subunit H, whose translation MAEAGTWWALVAAPAMLLGFAVLAVAADAALDARAAGRPVTVGTVARPLLAVPRALLAQPRRLPAPDRLLWRAGVITVPVAAVLSTLVVPFGDRVVADLSVGVVWFNAMEVLTWAGLWLAGWGPNSVFPLVGGYRFLAQGLAYELPLMFALISAATGARSLRVTDIAAAQHGLWYAVWMPFAFLLYLAGVLAFSFLGPFAYPAGRDIADGVLGETSGVDRLLLHAGRWLWLAAGAAMAVPLFLGGGAGPGLPPWAWSLVKTLLVLAVLVWTSRRLPMVRADRYVELAWVVLLPLSVLQALVPALVSLSR comes from the coding sequence GTGGCTGAGGCGGGGACGTGGTGGGCGCTGGTGGCCGCCCCGGCGATGCTGCTGGGCTTCGCGGTGCTGGCCGTGGCGGCCGACGCGGCACTGGACGCCCGGGCGGCGGGCCGTCCCGTCACCGTCGGCACCGTCGCGCGGCCGCTGCTCGCCGTACCGCGGGCGTTGCTGGCGCAGCCCCGGCGGTTGCCGGCGCCGGACCGGCTGCTGTGGCGGGCGGGCGTGATCACCGTCCCGGTGGCGGCCGTCCTGTCCACGCTGGTCGTCCCGTTCGGCGACCGCGTCGTCGCCGACCTGTCGGTCGGGGTGGTGTGGTTCAACGCCATGGAGGTGCTGACCTGGGCCGGGCTGTGGCTGGCGGGCTGGGGCCCGAACTCCGTGTTCCCGCTGGTCGGCGGCTACCGCTTCCTCGCCCAGGGTTTGGCCTACGAACTGCCGCTGATGTTCGCGCTGATCTCGGCCGCCACGGGTGCCCGGTCGCTGCGGGTGACCGACATCGCCGCCGCCCAGCACGGCCTGTGGTACGCGGTGTGGATGCCGTTCGCCTTCCTCCTCTACCTGGCGGGGGTCCTGGCCTTCAGCTTCCTGGGCCCGTTCGCGTATCCGGCCGGGCGGGACATCGCCGACGGCGTACTGGGGGAGACGAGCGGGGTCGACCGGCTGCTGCTGCACGCAGGGCGGTGGCTGTGGCTGGCGGCCGGGGCCGCGATGGCGGTGCCGCTGTTCCTGGGCGGGGGCGCCGGTCCGGGCCTGCCGCCCTGGGCCTGGTCGCTGGTCAAGACGCTGCTGGTGCTGGCGGTGCTGGTGTGGACGTCGCGGCGGCTGCCCATGGTCCGCGCCGACCGTTACGTCGAACTGGCCTGGGTGGTGCTCCTGCCGCTGTCGGTCCTCCAGGCCCTGGTGCCGGCCCTGGTCAGTCTGAGCCGTTAG
- a CDS encoding DUF6153 family protein, translated as MTTGTRSSSRPAGRLFVLLVMAVLAGVLGMHGLVSGATPPAGAGSGHARVTASADGVPHADAGCFHTDGGSSHLDHADGTCAAAGVGTAYTPPALTGTVLDAPAAPAPAVTSSGTAQDGRSPPDLSELQLLRI; from the coding sequence GTGACCACTGGCACCCGATCAAGCAGCCGCCCGGCCGGGCGGCTGTTCGTGCTGCTGGTGATGGCGGTGCTGGCCGGTGTGCTGGGCATGCACGGCCTCGTCTCCGGGGCGACTCCCCCGGCCGGGGCAGGCTCCGGCCACGCGAGGGTGACGGCCTCGGCGGACGGTGTTCCGCACGCGGACGCGGGATGTTTCCACACCGACGGCGGATCGAGTCACCTCGACCATGCCGACGGGACGTGTGCGGCTGCCGGTGTCGGTACGGCGTACACGCCGCCCGCGCTGACCGGCACCGTGCTGGACGCTCCCGCCGCTCCCGCCCCCGCGGTGACGTCCTCGGGCACCGCGCAGGACGGCCGGTCCCCGCCCGACCTCTCCGAACTGCAGCTCCTGCGGATA
- a CDS encoding NADH-quinone oxidoreductase subunit J family protein produces the protein MGTTDTVLLWALGVLALAGGVLVFTLNSMARVTCALLGSLVCVGGVVTVLRLPYLGVVIVLMMVMEMLIMAVFMIAYMMNPAGLMPMSMLHNKRGSLVISAVVFAALVAGVFLVPWPDRTGVRPGDTTFQVGMSLMGDQMLTMVTLGFVLLATMVGATVLATRRGRYDRFGDDLDQRPANDPTGGGVGR, from the coding sequence ATGGGTACGACGGACACGGTGCTGCTGTGGGCGCTGGGCGTGCTCGCCCTGGCCGGCGGGGTCCTGGTGTTCACCCTGAACTCCATGGCGCGGGTCACCTGCGCGCTCCTGGGCTCCCTGGTGTGCGTCGGCGGCGTGGTGACCGTGCTGCGGCTGCCGTACCTCGGTGTGGTGATCGTGCTGATGATGGTCATGGAGATGCTGATCATGGCGGTGTTCATGATCGCGTACATGATGAATCCGGCCGGTCTGATGCCGATGTCGATGCTGCACAACAAGCGGGGCTCACTGGTCATCAGCGCCGTCGTGTTCGCCGCCCTGGTCGCCGGGGTCTTCCTGGTCCCCTGGCCCGACCGCACCGGGGTGCGGCCCGGGGACACCACGTTCCAGGTCGGGATGTCGTTGATGGGCGACCAGATGCTCACCATGGTCACCCTCGGGTTCGTGCTGCTGGCCACCATGGTGGGCGCCACCGTCCTCGCCACCCGACGCGGACGCTACGACCGCTTCGGGGACGACCTCGACCAGCGGCCCGCGAACGACCCGACCGGCGGGGGAGTGGGCCGATGA
- a CDS encoding EthD domain-containing protein: MLKLIFMINRVEGMSYDHFVEHHRNRHAPLFTSIPEAERYVRKYTVSHPVPAENYPPRAYDGLTEIWFENREDHDAFFASENYRTLVNPDEARFIDMDSVAVMVTEEREVI, translated from the coding sequence ATGCTGAAGCTCATCTTCATGATCAACCGCGTCGAGGGAATGTCGTACGACCACTTCGTCGAGCACCACCGGAACCGGCACGCGCCGCTGTTCACCTCCATCCCGGAGGCGGAGCGCTACGTGCGCAAGTACACCGTGTCCCACCCGGTCCCCGCCGAGAACTACCCGCCCCGCGCCTACGACGGTCTGACGGAGATCTGGTTCGAGAACCGGGAGGACCACGACGCCTTCTTCGCCTCCGAGAACTACCGGACGCTGGTCAACCCCGACGAGGCACGCTTCATCGACATGGACTCGGTGGCGGTGATGGTCACCGAGGAGAGGGAGGTCATCTGA
- a CDS encoding complex I subunit 4 family protein encodes MLSVVTFLPLLVCAVLPLLPRTLPERTYVWVWIATAAVDLALVVGLWAGYDTDGGTQYEQRARWIPGAGVGYHVGVDGLSLPLVALTCLLFLAVAVHSLRETRRVRSYVCLFLFLQTVSTGLFVALDLILFFVFFDLSIVGMFFVIAGWGHGERARAAALKFFLYTFVGSLALLLGFIGLYLAADPHTFDIVDLTRANPLAGRGPYAGLVLLAVGLGLAVKTPTVPFHTWLPPAHTDAPAAGSAILAGVLLKMGTYGFVRIAMPLLPGSWRHYALVIVIVGAVSVVYGALVALAQTDFKRMIAYTSVNHMGYVVLAVGAAGTLAGSDAQARTLAVTGAVTQMVSHGLITAALFLLAGVLHDRGRTYTMDAYSGLAAHTPRFAAVTAVAAFASLGIPGFSGFIAEFQIFTGSLASHAIATAVAVTGILITAALFLTALRRMFLGAPRLPETVPTGGIRDLRRTEALSTVPLLAVALVIGVAPRWLLDVIEPAGRTLTGLVAR; translated from the coding sequence GTGCTGAGCGTCGTCACGTTCCTGCCGCTGCTGGTGTGCGCGGTACTGCCGCTCCTGCCGCGCACGCTCCCCGAGCGGACGTACGTATGGGTGTGGATCGCCACCGCCGCCGTGGACCTGGCCCTGGTCGTCGGCCTGTGGGCCGGCTACGACACCGACGGCGGGACGCAGTACGAGCAGCGGGCGCGCTGGATCCCCGGCGCGGGAGTCGGCTACCACGTGGGCGTCGACGGCCTGTCCCTGCCTCTGGTCGCCCTGACCTGCCTGCTGTTCCTGGCCGTCGCCGTCCACTCCCTGCGCGAGACGCGGCGCGTACGCTCCTACGTCTGCCTCTTCCTGTTCCTGCAGACCGTCAGCACCGGCCTGTTCGTCGCCCTCGACCTCATCCTGTTCTTCGTCTTCTTCGACCTGTCGATCGTCGGCATGTTCTTCGTCATCGCGGGCTGGGGACACGGCGAACGCGCCCGGGCGGCGGCGCTGAAGTTCTTCCTCTACACCTTCGTCGGCTCGCTCGCCCTCCTGCTCGGCTTCATCGGCCTCTACCTGGCGGCCGACCCGCACACCTTCGACATCGTCGACCTCACCCGCGCGAACCCGCTCGCCGGACGCGGCCCGTACGCGGGCCTGGTCCTGCTGGCCGTCGGCCTCGGTCTCGCGGTCAAGACCCCGACCGTGCCCTTCCACACCTGGCTGCCGCCCGCCCACACCGACGCTCCCGCCGCCGGCTCGGCGATCCTCGCCGGGGTGCTGCTGAAGATGGGCACCTACGGGTTCGTCCGCATCGCCATGCCGCTGCTGCCCGGCAGTTGGCGCCACTACGCGCTCGTCATCGTGATCGTCGGCGCCGTGTCCGTCGTCTACGGGGCGCTGGTGGCGCTGGCGCAGACGGACTTCAAACGCATGATCGCCTACACGTCGGTCAACCACATGGGCTACGTCGTCCTGGCCGTCGGCGCCGCCGGGACACTCGCGGGCAGCGACGCACAGGCGCGCACCCTGGCGGTGACCGGAGCGGTCACCCAGATGGTCAGCCACGGCCTGATCACGGCCGCCCTGTTCCTGCTCGCCGGTGTGCTCCACGACCGCGGACGCACCTACACGATGGACGCGTACTCCGGCCTGGCCGCGCACACCCCGCGTTTCGCGGCGGTCACCGCGGTCGCCGCGTTCGCCAGTCTCGGTATCCCCGGCTTCTCCGGCTTCATCGCCGAGTTCCAGATCTTCACCGGCAGCCTGGCCTCCCACGCGATCGCCACCGCCGTCGCCGTGACCGGCATCCTGATCACCGCCGCCCTGTTCCTGACCGCGCTGCGGCGCATGTTCCTCGGCGCCCCGCGCCTGCCCGAGACGGTCCCCACCGGCGGCATCCGCGACCTGCGAAGGACCGAGGCACTGTCCACGGTGCCGCTGCTCGCGGTGGCCCTCGTCATCGGCGTCGCACCACGCTGGCTGCTGGACGTCATCGAACCGGCCGGCCGCACCCTGACGGGCCTGGTCGCGCGGTGA
- a CDS encoding DMT family transporter: MAWIVLIVSGAMEAVWATALGKSENFSRLVPTLVFLAGLAASMIGLAYALRTLPVGTGYAVWVGIGAVLTVTYAMVTGAESATALKLLMLAGIVGCVIGLKVLD; the protein is encoded by the coding sequence GTGGCATGGATCGTCCTGATCGTCTCCGGAGCGATGGAGGCCGTGTGGGCCACCGCGCTCGGCAAGTCCGAGAACTTCTCCCGGCTCGTGCCGACGCTGGTCTTCCTCGCCGGACTGGCCGCCAGCATGATCGGCCTGGCCTATGCGCTGCGCACGCTGCCGGTGGGCACCGGGTACGCCGTGTGGGTGGGCATCGGAGCCGTGCTGACGGTCACGTACGCCATGGTCACCGGCGCCGAGTCGGCTACCGCGCTCAAACTGCTCATGCTGGCGGGCATCGTGGGCTGCGTCATCGGCCTCAAGGTCCTGGACTGA
- a CDS encoding MerR family transcriptional regulator encodes MRIGELSARTGASRRSLRYYEEQGLLVSSRSPSGQRHYEDEHVQRVRLIQAFLAAGVPSGTIAEMAPCMSEPTEDRARQALDILGRERARLSEAIDGLAAARDALDQLVEDNQAYLARSAGDGP; translated from the coding sequence ATGCGGATCGGTGAACTGTCCGCCCGGACGGGAGCCAGCCGCCGGTCGCTGCGCTACTACGAGGAACAGGGCCTGCTCGTCAGCTCCCGCTCACCCAGCGGACAGCGCCATTACGAGGACGAGCACGTCCAGCGGGTGCGTCTCATACAGGCGTTCCTGGCAGCCGGCGTGCCCAGCGGCACCATTGCCGAGATGGCGCCCTGCATGTCCGAGCCGACCGAGGACAGGGCGCGGCAGGCACTGGACATCCTGGGCCGCGAGCGGGCCCGGCTGTCCGAGGCCATCGACGGCCTCGCCGCCGCCAGGGACGCGCTGGACCAGCTCGTCGAGGACAACCAGGCGTACCTGGCACGGTCGGCGGGAGACGGTCCGTGA
- a CDS encoding NADH-quinone oxidoreductase subunit 5 family protein: MSALLWLLVALPLGGGAVLALTGPRRGGLVPATGVAVAVATLGAAVAAALTRPEASAPLFAGMEAGLAVDGLSAVMVVTVAAVTVAVLAFAAGEFAAHDDRGRFFGLMLLFAGAMLVTVTATTLPLLLMAWEVMGATSWALIGYWWRRPERAAAADVAFLTTRAADLGLYLAAGAAVAGGVGSLRLDALPHAAAPWLHLVTAGVVVAALGKSAQLPFSFWLSRAMQGPSSVSALLHSATMVAAGAYLLLRLVPLLDATAWAGPVVAWTGAATALALGLVAVAQRDLKQLLAASTSAQIGFMVLAAGSGGVTAGTTQLVAHAATKSALFLAAGAWLTALGTRQLPALRGAARAHPLVGAAFTVGALTLAGLPPLSLWAAKDEVLAAARAESTALYAVGLAAAAVAAVYSVKAVRYVTRPLPADAASGYDTEVQGTRRVARTTPAPLLALTLAAAVLGVLALPGPASWLRGLVGADGAPAPEPWELLLSACVACAAAALSWRWTCRPAPAPGAAVRVAHAWLYLERAARLVVVRPVLGLARMLAVFDDRVVDGAVRRTARGGLAVSRLARRLDDGGIDGAVRAVAAGARDLGRWARRPQTGLLHQYYAQAAVGFTVLVLIVLWVR, translated from the coding sequence ATGAGCGCGCTGCTCTGGCTGCTCGTCGCCCTCCCGCTCGGCGGGGGAGCGGTGCTCGCCCTGACGGGACCCCGCCGGGGCGGCCTGGTCCCGGCCACCGGTGTGGCGGTCGCCGTCGCCACGCTCGGTGCGGCCGTCGCCGCCGCGCTCACCCGGCCGGAGGCGAGCGCGCCGCTGTTCGCCGGGATGGAGGCGGGGCTGGCGGTGGACGGCCTGTCCGCGGTGATGGTGGTCACCGTCGCCGCGGTGACCGTCGCCGTGCTGGCCTTCGCCGCGGGCGAGTTCGCCGCCCACGACGACAGGGGCCGGTTCTTCGGGCTCATGCTGCTCTTCGCCGGCGCCATGCTCGTCACCGTCACGGCGACCACCCTCCCGCTGCTGCTGATGGCCTGGGAGGTGATGGGCGCGACGAGTTGGGCGCTGATCGGCTACTGGTGGCGGCGGCCGGAGCGGGCGGCGGCAGCCGACGTCGCGTTCCTCACCACCCGCGCCGCCGACCTCGGCCTGTATCTGGCAGCGGGCGCCGCCGTGGCCGGCGGCGTCGGCTCGCTGCGCCTGGACGCCCTGCCGCACGCGGCCGCGCCCTGGCTGCACCTGGTCACCGCGGGTGTGGTGGTGGCCGCCCTCGGCAAGTCCGCGCAACTGCCGTTCTCGTTCTGGCTGTCGCGCGCCATGCAGGGACCGAGTTCCGTCTCCGCGCTGCTGCACTCGGCGACCATGGTCGCCGCGGGCGCGTACCTGCTGCTGCGCCTCGTGCCGCTGCTGGACGCCACGGCCTGGGCGGGGCCCGTGGTCGCCTGGACCGGCGCGGCCACCGCCCTGGCCCTGGGGCTGGTCGCGGTGGCCCAGCGGGACCTCAAGCAGCTCCTCGCGGCCTCCACCTCGGCGCAGATCGGCTTCATGGTGCTGGCCGCGGGCAGCGGCGGCGTCACCGCGGGCACCACGCAACTCGTCGCCCACGCCGCCACCAAGTCGGCCCTGTTCCTCGCCGCGGGCGCCTGGCTGACCGCGCTGGGCACCAGGCAACTGCCCGCCCTGCGCGGCGCGGCCCGCGCCCACCCCCTGGTCGGCGCGGCCTTCACGGTGGGCGCGCTCACCCTCGCGGGGCTGCCGCCGCTGTCCCTGTGGGCGGCCAAGGACGAGGTCCTCGCCGCCGCCCGCGCCGAGTCGACCGCGTTGTACGCGGTGGGTCTCGCGGCGGCGGCCGTCGCCGCCGTGTACAGCGTCAAGGCCGTCCGGTACGTCACCCGCCCCCTCCCGGCCGACGCCGCATCCGGATACGACACAGAGGTACAAGGCACCCGGCGCGTCGCCCGCACGACACCCGCCCCCCTCCTCGCCCTCACCCTCGCGGCGGCCGTACTGGGCGTGCTGGCCCTGCCGGGACCGGCGTCCTGGCTGAGAGGGCTGGTCGGCGCCGACGGCGCACCCGCCCCCGAACCGTGGGAACTCCTCCTGTCCGCCTGCGTCGCGTGCGCCGCCGCCGCCCTGTCCTGGCGGTGGACGTGCCGCCCGGCACCCGCACCAGGCGCCGCCGTCCGAGTGGCCCACGCGTGGCTGTACCTGGAGCGGGCCGCGCGACTCGTCGTGGTCCGCCCGGTGCTGGGCCTGGCGCGGATGCTGGCCGTCTTCGACGACCGGGTCGTCGACGGCGCCGTACGGCGGACCGCCCGCGGCGGCCTCGCGGTGTCCCGGCTGGCACGCCGTCTGGACGACGGCGGCATCGACGGCGCGGTCCGGGCGGTCGCCGCGGGCGCGCGGGACCTCGGCAGGTGGGCACGCCGCCCGCAGACCGGTCTGCTGCACCAGTACTACGCCCAGGCCGCCGTCGGCTTCACCGTGCTCGTACTGATCGTCCTGTGGGTGAGGTGA
- a CDS encoding NADH-quinone oxidoreductase subunit N: MNENLTALVPELALLGAAVIGLLAGSWLPRRRQWVVAVLAAAACATGLAATAVTMATGREQTVFAAAFAVDTATGTGRLVVLAALLLITGMSVETVRGHKRETEYWVLLLLTGAGTLALLGANDLLMLFAAYLLAGVPAYALAGFAKDAPGTEAALKYYLMGALLGITMLAGTTLLYAAGHATHYGDLATALPSAPYGLVAVGLVGVLAGLLFKSGAVPAHFWVPDVTDGAPAPVAAYVTTLPKVGALIAGYRLLHQALADSDVNWSLLLAILAAVTMTLGNLAAFFQTSVTRLLAYSTISQVGYLLMALAVATRSDLAQQALLLYLAAYAATNLGAFAVVTALPRARTLADYRGLARRRPGLAAVLVVCLLGLVGTPPTGVFLGKLEIFSATVDGGYTWLAALAVANTVASLFYYLRWLGPLFLPTTPAPADRHTGPARWSPGTAHTAAALSLTLGIAGQGVLTVAEGPLLR, from the coding sequence GTGAACGAGAATTTGACCGCCCTCGTCCCCGAACTCGCCCTCCTCGGCGCCGCCGTCATCGGCCTCCTGGCCGGTTCCTGGCTGCCCCGCCGACGCCAGTGGGTCGTGGCCGTGCTCGCGGCCGCCGCCTGCGCGACCGGCCTGGCGGCCACCGCCGTCACCATGGCCACCGGCCGCGAACAGACCGTCTTCGCCGCCGCGTTCGCCGTCGACACCGCCACCGGCACCGGCCGCCTCGTCGTCCTCGCCGCCCTGCTGCTGATCACCGGCATGTCGGTGGAGACCGTACGGGGCCACAAGCGCGAGACCGAGTACTGGGTGCTGCTCCTGCTGACCGGCGCCGGCACCCTCGCCCTCCTCGGCGCGAACGACCTGCTGATGCTGTTCGCCGCCTACCTGCTGGCCGGCGTCCCCGCCTACGCGCTCGCCGGGTTCGCGAAGGACGCCCCCGGCACCGAAGCCGCCCTGAAGTACTACCTGATGGGCGCCCTGCTCGGCATCACCATGCTCGCCGGCACCACGCTCCTCTACGCCGCCGGTCACGCCACCCACTACGGCGACCTCGCCACGGCCCTGCCCTCCGCCCCCTACGGACTCGTCGCCGTCGGACTCGTCGGCGTCCTCGCCGGCCTGCTCTTCAAGTCCGGGGCGGTACCGGCCCACTTCTGGGTGCCCGACGTGACCGACGGGGCCCCGGCGCCCGTCGCCGCCTACGTCACCACCCTGCCCAAAGTCGGTGCCCTGATCGCCGGCTACCGACTGCTGCACCAGGCCCTCGCCGACAGCGACGTCAACTGGTCGCTGCTCCTCGCGATCCTCGCCGCGGTCACCATGACCCTGGGCAACCTGGCGGCGTTCTTCCAGACCTCCGTCACCCGTCTGCTCGCCTACTCCACCATCAGCCAGGTCGGCTACCTCCTCATGGCCCTGGCGGTCGCCACCCGCAGCGACCTGGCCCAACAGGCCCTGCTGCTCTACCTGGCCGCCTACGCCGCCACCAACCTCGGCGCCTTCGCCGTCGTCACGGCACTTCCCCGGGCCCGCACCCTCGCCGACTACCGCGGCCTCGCCCGCCGCCGCCCCGGCCTCGCGGCCGTACTCGTCGTCTGCCTGCTGGGTCTGGTCGGCACGCCGCCCACCGGCGTCTTCCTCGGCAAGCTGGAAATCTTCAGCGCGACCGTCGACGGCGGCTACACCTGGCTCGCCGCCCTCGCCGTCGCCAACACCGTGGCCTCCCTCTTCTACTACCTGCGCTGGCTCGGCCCCCTGTTCCTCCCCACCACCCCCGCGCCCGCCGACCGGCACACCGGCCCGGCCCGCTGGTCCCCGGGCACCGCCCACACGGCGGCCGCCCTCTCCCTCACGCTCGGCATCGCCGGCCAGGGCGTCCTGACCGTCGCCGAGGGTCCGCTGCTGCGGTGA
- a CDS encoding protein kinase family protein: MIRRHFHDLPVEARQAIADKAGSVHATRTADGGLNSGIAAFLDTDHGPVFVKGIPTDHRQAPAQRREAAINPHLPRACPRLYWHIEVAGWDLLGYEALPGRHADYSPGSPDLPLVAAALAELQETTAPTDVPIKAAEQRWAAYAPPGTAALFSGDTLLHTDLAPHNVLVDDRAHIIDWAWPTRGAAWIDPAILILRLLEAGHTFVEADAFACRFSSWRTAQAEAKEAFAAANAAAWKEITHADAAPWKTSMADHAVAFHAHLHAAPGNR, translated from the coding sequence ATGATCCGCCGCCACTTCCACGACCTTCCCGTGGAGGCACGCCAGGCCATCGCCGACAAGGCGGGCTCCGTCCACGCCACCCGCACCGCCGACGGAGGGCTGAACTCAGGCATCGCCGCGTTCCTCGACACTGATCACGGCCCGGTCTTCGTCAAGGGCATCCCCACCGACCACCGACAGGCCCCGGCCCAGCGTCGAGAGGCCGCGATCAACCCACACCTCCCCCGCGCCTGCCCCCGCCTGTACTGGCACATTGAGGTGGCCGGCTGGGACCTCCTCGGGTACGAGGCCCTCCCGGGACGGCACGCCGACTACAGCCCGGGCTCCCCAGACCTGCCCCTCGTTGCTGCCGCTCTTGCGGAACTCCAGGAGACCACCGCTCCCACGGACGTTCCCATCAAGGCCGCCGAACAGCGCTGGGCCGCCTACGCCCCGCCCGGAACCGCCGCCCTCTTCTCCGGCGACACCCTCCTACACACCGACCTCGCCCCGCACAACGTGCTCGTGGACGACCGCGCCCACATCATCGACTGGGCCTGGCCCACACGCGGCGCAGCCTGGATCGACCCCGCCATCCTCATCCTGCGGCTCCTCGAAGCCGGACACACTTTCGTTGAGGCGGACGCCTTCGCATGCCGTTTCTCCTCCTGGCGCACCGCACAAGCGGAGGCCAAGGAGGCGTTCGCCGCCGCCAACGCAGCGGCGTGGAAGGAGATCACCCACGCCGATGCCGCGCCCTGGAAGACTTCGATGGCTGACCACGCGGTCGCCTTCCATGCCCACCTGCATGCCGCGCCCGGCAACAGGTAG
- a CDS encoding NADH-quinone oxidoreductase subunit A: MSGFTAALSLLGVALLGVAGVYGAARALRVSSGPLPAQPFGSGLEPTEHAVSRFHLRWYTVTMLFLAFDMEMVFMYPWTLVVSAMGPGAVIEMFVFLAVLLTGVVYAWREGALRWV; this comes from the coding sequence GTGAGCGGCTTCACCGCCGCGCTGTCCCTGCTGGGCGTGGCCCTGCTGGGGGTGGCCGGGGTGTACGGGGCGGCCCGGGCGCTGCGCGTCTCGTCCGGTCCGCTGCCCGCGCAGCCGTTCGGGTCGGGACTGGAGCCGACGGAACACGCGGTCAGCCGCTTTCACCTGCGCTGGTACACGGTGACGATGCTCTTCCTCGCCTTCGACATGGAGATGGTCTTCATGTACCCGTGGACGCTGGTGGTCTCCGCGATGGGGCCCGGTGCGGTGATCGAGATGTTCGTCTTCCTCGCCGTCCTGCTCACGGGCGTGGTCTACGCGTGGCGGGAAGGAGCGCTCCGGTGGGTCTGA
- a CDS encoding DUF1772 domain-containing protein codes for MLNALEVFTTVAVGLMVGVEFSVAFVMNRIFNALPEDSGQLARAHGGRMLGALMPFWYIGSLALSAVWAVAEWGHPGVRLVVVAAGLLIVSVIMSILLLVPINNRGKTWTPENRPADWKEQMNRWDRYHYARVAVIVAAFTLLVTALV; via the coding sequence ATGCTCAACGCACTCGAGGTGTTCACCACCGTGGCCGTCGGCCTGATGGTGGGGGTGGAGTTCTCCGTCGCCTTCGTCATGAACCGGATCTTCAACGCCCTTCCCGAGGACAGCGGCCAGCTCGCCCGCGCCCACGGGGGCCGGATGCTCGGCGCCCTCATGCCGTTCTGGTACATCGGCTCGCTCGCCCTCAGCGCCGTCTGGGCCGTCGCCGAATGGGGCCACCCCGGCGTCCGACTCGTCGTCGTCGCCGCCGGGCTGCTGATCGTCAGCGTGATCATGTCGATCCTGCTGCTCGTCCCGATCAACAACCGGGGCAAGACGTGGACCCCCGAGAACCGGCCCGCGGACTGGAAGGAGCAGATGAACCGCTGGGACCGCTACCACTACGCCCGCGTCGCCGTCATCGTCGCCGCCTTCACCCTCCTGGTCACCGCCCTCGTCTGA